Proteins co-encoded in one Streptococcus pyogenes genomic window:
- the rgg3 gene encoding quorum-sensing system transcriptional regulator Rgg3 (Regulator gene of glucosyltransferase 3) — protein sequence MKSKLGATLRKVRKGKQISLCFVADEHLSKSQISRFERGESEISCIRLINILDKLHITLDEFLILHDEDYTNSETFANLVQYIRKQYSSQNINNIACLLSDTSDYTLNSFEKTMVKSILHTMDSSIIPSDDELLQLTDYLFKVEKWGYYEILLLGNCVRTINYNSYFLLTKEMLNNYIYSSRNKTNKRIVTQLAINCFILSINKEEFSNCSYLIDEIKTLLDNELNFYEQTVFLYATGYFEFKRQLETGVEKMKQAIQVLDILNEDKLKLHYADHFDKLVNKD from the coding sequence ATGAAATCAAAACTTGGTGCCACACTTAGAAAAGTTCGAAAAGGAAAGCAAATTAGTCTGTGCTTCGTGGCAGATGAACACCTTTCAAAATCACAAATCTCTCGTTTTGAGCGCGGGGAGTCAGAGATATCGTGTATCCGACTGATCAATATTCTAGACAAATTACACATTACTTTGGATGAGTTTCTTATTTTACATGATGAAGACTATACCAATTCCGAAACATTTGCTAACCTGGTACAGTATATTCGTAAGCAATATTCATCACAAAATATCAATAATATAGCATGTTTACTTTCCGACACTTCTGATTACACTCTGAATTCTTTTGAGAAAACAATGGTAAAGTCCATTTTACACACAATGGATTCAAGCATCATTCCATCAGATGATGAATTACTTCAACTAACAGATTATCTCTTTAAAGTTGAAAAATGGGGCTACTATGAAATCCTTTTGTTGGGTAACTGTGTACGAACAATTAACTACAACTCCTACTTCCTATTGACAAAGGAGATGTTAAATAATTACATTTACTCTTCACGGAACAAAACTAATAAACGAATTGTCACTCAGCTTGCTATAAATTGTTTCATTCTTAGTATCAATAAGGAGGAATTTTCTAATTGCTCCTATTTAATTGATGAGATAAAAACCTTGTTAGATAATGAATTAAACTTCTATGAACAGACAGTTTTTCTCTATGCAACAGGTTACTTTGAATTTAAGCGCCAATTAGAAACTGGAGTTGAAAAGATGAAACAAGCCATACAAGTTCTTGATATTTTAAATGAAGACAAGTTAAAATTACATTACGCTGACCATTTTGATAAACTAGTCAACAAAGATTAA
- the shp3 gene encoding peptide pheromone SHP3, whose translation MKKISKFLPILILAMDIIIIVGG comes from the coding sequence ATGAAGAAAATTTCAAAATTTTTGCCGATTTTAATTTTAGCAATGGATATTATCATTATTGTTGGTGGGTAA
- a CDS encoding shikimate dehydrogenase: MLVLYVSSKLIKRRRMKFMYSALLGNPVEHSISDELFEYLNHNIGVLDEYKHKKILVDSVCLEDKIKHLINDPKCIGLNITLPYKREVMRYIDNLDRVAEITGSVNNIYKSGNIITGTNTDWKGIYNTLVFFNISHITKCCVLGTGGTARAAIFTLQKLQISPTVVYREPISENTRSLIKSFPDLKYITYKELADQQILNDMEIIINTTPVGMINYEESLPINFDHLDNVNYKDKYFMDVVFNPLHTKLHEYFGKKGAKIIDGLWVLIFQGIEAFSLWSDKINDGKYFFSKDDVVLIHTFLEGKIKGK; this comes from the coding sequence ATGCTTGTACTTTATGTTAGTAGTAAACTAATTAAACGTAGGAGGATGAAATTTATGTATTCTGCATTGCTTGGTAATCCAGTTGAACATTCTATATCAGATGAATTATTTGAATATCTAAATCACAACATAGGAGTTCTGGATGAATATAAACATAAAAAAATTTTGGTAGACTCAGTGTGTTTAGAAGATAAAATCAAACATCTGATAAATGATCCAAAATGTATTGGATTAAATATAACTTTACCTTATAAAAGAGAGGTAATGAGGTATATTGACAATTTAGACAGAGTAGCAGAGATAACTGGATCTGTTAACAATATTTATAAATCTGGAAATATAATTACAGGAACTAATACTGATTGGAAAGGTATTTATAATACATTAGTTTTCTTTAATATTAGCCATATAACAAAATGTTGTGTTTTAGGTACTGGCGGTACTGCTAGAGCTGCTATTTTCACTTTACAAAAACTACAAATCTCACCAACAGTTGTATACAGGGAGCCAATTAGTGAGAATACAAGAAGTTTGATAAAGAGTTTCCCTGATTTAAAGTATATTACATATAAGGAATTGGCTGATCAACAAATTTTAAATGATATGGAAATCATAATAAATACTACACCAGTTGGTATGATAAATTATGAAGAAAGTTTACCTATAAATTTTGATCATTTGGACAATGTTAATTATAAAGATAAATACTTTATGGATGTAGTTTTCAATCCTTTACATACGAAACTTCATGAATATTTTGGTAAAAAAGGAGCAAAAATAATTGATGGTTTATGGGTTTTGATTTTTCAGGGAATTGAAGCATTTTCATTGTGGAGTGATAAAATTAATGATGGTAAATATTTTTTTTCAAAAGATGATGTTGTCCTAATTCATACATTTCTAGAAGGGAAGATAAAAGGAAAATGA
- a CDS encoding sugar phosphate isomerase/epimerase family protein yields the protein MTFHITVNLDEISDKLDDSLKFLNRLSIKSCELRMINTKNIIQLSDAELINLKERLQKYNITPISIASPLFKWNIEENHLESNLDLYGISANVTLNEQWLYVRKIIFIAKFLNIKYVRIFGGIGCSVDDFLNNELFLNLLKETEIIFLIENELGTSVSTADDLLKIGHFIDEKSIKNLKIWFDIANYYIVEPQVDKVIPKLKKYIYYIHCKNYVNNDLGIHYVELGKGIIDYKTIIHEIHEHFIDLIFSLEVHEKEIDKKAEVVRKSYLTLNEYINGG from the coding sequence ATGACTTTTCACATTACAGTAAATCTTGATGAAATATCAGACAAACTAGATGATTCATTGAAATTTTTAAATAGATTATCAATTAAAAGTTGTGAATTACGAATGATAAACACTAAAAATATTATACAACTTAGTGATGCAGAGTTAATTAATTTAAAAGAACGGTTACAAAAGTATAATATCACTCCAATTTCAATTGCAAGCCCACTTTTTAAATGGAATATAGAAGAAAATCATTTAGAGAGTAATCTTGATTTATACGGTATTTCAGCTAATGTTACGTTAAATGAACAATGGCTTTATGTAAGGAAAATTATTTTTATTGCAAAATTTTTAAATATCAAATATGTAAGAATATTTGGTGGGATTGGGTGCTCAGTAGATGACTTCTTGAATAATGAACTATTTTTGAATTTGTTAAAAGAGACTGAAATTATCTTTTTAATTGAGAACGAGTTAGGAACTTCAGTGAGCACTGCAGACGATTTGTTAAAAATAGGACATTTTATAGATGAAAAATCTATAAAAAATCTAAAAATCTGGTTTGATATTGCAAATTATTACATAGTTGAACCTCAGGTAGACAAGGTTATTCCAAAATTGAAAAAATATATTTACTATATTCACTGTAAGAACTATGTTAACAATGATTTAGGAATACATTATGTAGAACTAGGTAAAGGAATTATCGATTATAAAACAATCATTCATGAAATCCATGAACATTTTATAGACTTAATTTTTAGTTTAGAAGTACATGAAAAAGAAATAGACAAAAAGGCAGAAGTAGTGAGGAAGTCTTATCTGACACTAAATGAGTATATTAATGGAGGCTAA
- the cofE gene encoding coenzyme F420-0:L-glutamate ligase, with protein MNLSIFGLKNIPYLKEGDSIEKLIEESIKTSEFFIEDNDVLCIASKVVSIAEGQVMSLNEIQVSDVAKEIHRNIPRKDPRIIEIMLNLVNRDLSRLDIKKNYIGCRLENGLKLTSGGIDRKSVDEVFLLPNNPDASAKRISEYLKKSLGKNVAVVITDSDGREDKRGATQVAIGIYGIHPLRKTEVIDSQGETIKFQEETLCDMIAACAGLVMGQRGTGIPAVLIRGLDYKWSENTSIKEALNE; from the coding sequence ATGAATTTGAGTATATTTGGTTTAAAGAATATTCCTTATTTGAAAGAAGGGGATAGTATAGAAAAGCTTATTGAAGAAAGCATTAAAACTTCAGAATTTTTTATCGAAGACAATGATGTGCTTTGCATAGCTTCTAAAGTTGTATCTATCGCAGAAGGCCAGGTGATGTCTTTAAACGAGATACAAGTGAGTGATGTAGCAAAAGAAATCCACAGGAATATTCCTCGTAAAGATCCTAGAATAATTGAAATTATGCTAAATTTAGTCAATAGAGATCTGTCACGTTTAGATATCAAAAAAAATTACATTGGTTGTCGCTTGGAAAATGGTTTAAAGTTGACAAGTGGTGGAATCGATAGAAAATCAGTAGATGAAGTATTTCTTTTACCTAATAATCCGGATGCTTCTGCAAAAAGAATTTCGGAATATCTTAAAAAATCACTTGGAAAAAATGTTGCAGTTGTTATAACAGATAGTGATGGTAGAGAGGATAAAAGAGGTGCTACTCAAGTAGCAATTGGTATTTATGGTATTCATCCTTTGAGAAAAACAGAAGTAATAGATTCACAAGGAGAGACAATAAAATTCCAAGAAGAGACTTTGTGTGATATGATTGCAGCTTGTGCTGGCTTAGTAATGGGGCAACGTGGAACTGGAATTCCAGCTGTCCTCATTAGGGGCTTGGATTATAAATGGTCTGAAAATACTAGTATTAAGGAAGCATTAAATGAGTAG
- a CDS encoding dehydrogenase, which produces MSRNQDCKNILIIGFGKIGKIKAYKWLSRGYEVYVKDLKFSSMKYLNTNSDVLDDLSRQYFTIEICTPTNHHLTLLKTVITRYVYSYISIEKPLCNRLEDLEEMKSLVESHPHLAKKIFASEQYFFSKILEKLLQVDCFSLDKIKEITVDFSKDRIEDNENGRFLDKEILGYGIEIPHIIAVISYLGISLEEFKKGIFVNAIYIKDLEKHDYSIEILSCINQTVIKIISNLGSFAIREGKIEGGDAKTVRRVTIDDKTILFDPHPKLERYKSELVTGTNTFQIHDDMMDTYISLLEGNAIPEDCYINNAIEITKLLINLYSECEKIYL; this is translated from the coding sequence ATGAGTAGAAATCAGGACTGTAAGAATATTCTAATCATTGGTTTTGGAAAAATTGGGAAAATTAAAGCGTACAAGTGGCTATCACGCGGATATGAGGTATATGTCAAAGATTTGAAATTCTCCAGCATGAAATACCTTAATACAAATAGTGATGTGTTGGATGATTTATCACGACAATATTTTACTATTGAGATTTGTACTCCGACAAATCACCACCTTACGCTATTGAAAACCGTTATAACAAGGTATGTCTATTCTTATATTAGCATTGAAAAACCACTGTGTAATAGGTTAGAAGATTTAGAAGAAATGAAGTCGCTAGTAGAAAGTCACCCACATCTAGCAAAAAAAATTTTTGCCAGTGAACAATACTTCTTTTCGAAAATTTTGGAAAAACTGTTACAAGTAGATTGTTTCTCTCTAGATAAAATCAAGGAAATAACAGTTGATTTTTCTAAAGATAGGATTGAGGATAACGAGAATGGGAGATTTTTAGATAAAGAGATATTGGGCTATGGAATAGAGATTCCTCATATCATTGCTGTCATTTCTTATTTAGGAATTTCATTAGAAGAATTCAAAAAAGGAATCTTTGTGAATGCTATTTATATAAAAGACTTAGAGAAACACGATTATTCAATAGAAATCTTATCTTGTATTAATCAAACAGTGATTAAAATTATTAGTAATTTGGGAAGTTTTGCAATAAGAGAGGGCAAGATTGAAGGAGGTGATGCTAAAACAGTAAGAAGAGTTACCATTGATGACAAAACAATACTATTTGATCCACATCCTAAACTCGAGAGGTATAAGAGTGAATTGGTAACTGGGACAAATACGTTTCAAATACACGATGATATGATGGACACGTATATCAGTTTGTTAGAAGGAAATGCTATTCCTGAAGATTGCTATATCAATAATGCAATTGAGATAACAAAATTATTAATTAACTTATATTCAGAATGTGAAAAAATTTATTTATGA
- a CDS encoding methionine adenosyltransferase, translating into MDLKITNGFYDPSHLSYEVVERKGLGHPDTLADGIAEQIEIDYSLYCLDKFGVIPHHNFDKIIIRGGHSVQDFGGSDFIEPIKIIFLGRASKKCFNSSIPLFKIQKKAATKYLNRILPNLDVENYVEFETLTSDFTTKTNWFSPEAIEDLPEYLDVPKANDTATMISYWPLTISEELALMIEGYFYKLDKNELPTPRFTKMGGDIKVMVVRNDLEYSIRINFPLISKFFNNDIESQLYVDKHVEKIKKYIEQKYKNISFSIDYHYYLTTTGSCIDFGEEGAVGRGNKTHGIISSFRPNTMEAPAGKNCTYFVGKVWGFLSDTIAKEIYEAFNTPCQIIMQLNIGSKLYRPTHLFIQTEESVDQERVLEIVNRHLNNGKQNTNLILSTQHFIPKTNVYDG; encoded by the coding sequence ATGGATTTAAAAATTACAAACGGCTTTTATGACCCAAGTCATTTATCATACGAAGTAGTAGAACGCAAAGGCTTAGGTCACCCTGATACCTTAGCAGATGGAATTGCTGAGCAAATTGAAATTGATTACTCACTTTATTGTTTGGACAAGTTTGGTGTTATTCCACATCATAATTTTGATAAGATTATTATCCGAGGGGGACATTCAGTTCAGGATTTTGGTGGAAGTGACTTTATTGAACCAATTAAAATTATTTTTCTAGGTAGGGCGAGCAAAAAATGTTTTAATAGTTCAATTCCACTTTTTAAAATTCAGAAAAAGGCTGCAACTAAATATTTAAATAGAATTTTACCTAATTTAGATGTTGAAAATTATGTAGAATTTGAGACATTGACCTCAGATTTTACTACAAAAACTAATTGGTTCTCGCCTGAAGCAATAGAAGATTTACCGGAGTATCTAGATGTACCAAAGGCAAATGATACAGCTACAATGATAAGTTATTGGCCATTAACAATTTCTGAAGAATTAGCATTAATGATTGAAGGGTATTTTTATAAATTAGATAAGAATGAATTACCAACGCCAAGATTTACTAAAATGGGTGGTGATATTAAAGTAATGGTCGTAAGGAACGATTTAGAATATTCTATTAGAATAAATTTTCCTTTAATAAGTAAATTTTTTAACAATGATATTGAAAGTCAGTTGTATGTTGATAAACACGTAGAAAAAATTAAGAAATATATTGAACAAAAGTATAAAAACATAAGCTTTTCTATTGATTACCATTATTATTTAACTACTACAGGTTCTTGTATTGATTTTGGAGAAGAAGGTGCAGTTGGTCGAGGTAATAAAACTCATGGTATCATATCAAGTTTTAGGCCAAATACTATGGAAGCACCAGCTGGAAAAAATTGTACTTATTTTGTAGGAAAGGTTTGGGGATTTTTGTCTGATACTATTGCCAAAGAAATTTATGAAGCATTCAATACTCCCTGTCAAATCATTATGCAATTAAATATTGGATCAAAATTGTATAGACCAACCCATTTATTTATTCAGACAGAAGAAAGTGTTGATCAAGAAAGAGTATTAGAAATTGTTAACAGGCATTTAAATAATGGTAAACAAAATACTAATTTAATCTTGTCAACTCAACATTTTATTCCTAAAACCAATGTCTATGATGGATAA
- a CDS encoding serine kinase has product MSMMDKTVLYFGLVEISFDVPDFIFQKIKEQNNKIRYYSKSINILGSVKFINSNQQFIEYDGNGNILVYGRLKYFKEGISLYYIGEYLAECLLIEHSDTLLIHAAAVYNPLSGHSILLLGDKGAGKTTVAIRLCIEHGYHLIGNDQVIFGSNSGILLTYAGTSFFKIRRTAVLSDNLLFKLFSKFFNRSLQFNKASWDDKISIFPKELGIRTCNFSTEISKIYYIKTDKKEKQIYHSIWSDSLASLYLNELLGRHISGQVACFQSDNGKYFSTMPLINYEKNNRVREQIVKGIFAKQKLFKITAATPAKIAEAIIENVKKNS; this is encoded by the coding sequence ATGTCTATGATGGATAAAACTGTTTTATATTTTGGGTTGGTTGAAATTTCTTTTGATGTGCCTGACTTTATATTTCAAAAAATAAAAGAGCAGAATAATAAAATTAGATATTATAGCAAATCAATAAATATATTAGGTAGTGTAAAATTTATTAACAGCAATCAGCAATTTATAGAATATGATGGCAATGGAAATATTTTAGTTTATGGAAGATTAAAGTATTTTAAAGAAGGAATTTCATTATACTACATTGGAGAGTACTTAGCTGAATGTCTCTTGATTGAACATAGTGACACCTTATTAATTCATGCAGCAGCAGTTTATAATCCTTTATCTGGCCATTCAATTTTACTATTAGGAGATAAAGGTGCTGGAAAAACTACGGTTGCAATAAGGCTTTGTATAGAACATGGGTATCACCTTATTGGTAATGACCAAGTAATATTTGGTTCGAACTCTGGAATACTACTAACTTATGCAGGGACATCTTTCTTTAAAATAAGAAGGACAGCTGTTTTGTCGGACAATTTACTGTTTAAATTATTTAGCAAATTTTTTAATCGTTCATTACAATTTAATAAGGCAAGTTGGGATGATAAAATTTCAATTTTCCCAAAGGAGTTGGGAATACGAACTTGTAATTTTTCTACTGAAATCTCAAAAATTTATTATATAAAGACAGACAAGAAAGAAAAGCAAATTTATCATTCAATTTGGAGTGATAGTTTAGCAAGTCTATATCTAAATGAGCTATTGGGAAGGCATATTTCTGGACAGGTTGCATGTTTTCAATCAGATAATGGAAAATATTTTTCTACAATGCCTTTGATAAATTATGAAAAAAATAATCGGGTACGAGAACAGATAGTGAAGGGTATTTTCGCTAAACAAAAATTATTTAAAATTACAGCAGCTACGCCAGCTAAGATTGCAGAAGCGATTATAGAAAATGTTAAGAAAAACTCATAG
- a CDS encoding glycosyltransferase family 2 protein, whose protein sequence is MFVIGIPTLNEADNISRLVKQIDEYAVNLGKEIIIINSDSKSTDGTPQIFLETKTYNTKVSIVSEAKGKGYNVRNIFEYAINHVPNFSGLILIDGDVVSMKKMWLEKMFIAIESGNDLIIPNYARKSFEGNATNHFIYPMLVKIFKRDMPYQCISGDFGFSRGLIKDLTLKCNWHKYTLGYGIDIFLTLTAILKSYKIKEIDLQSKIHKKSFEKIEKIFLEVSQSFFETINDNSLNQDKLRLNINFESHSRQFIKSSDILSSNDIENLKLRALFLLQEEKQYLHGLSEVEWDGILSNTINNIYRYSSEEHSLYLLPLYLLRVYNYLKYN, encoded by the coding sequence ATGTTTGTGATAGGCATTCCAACTTTAAATGAGGCAGATAATATCAGTAGATTAGTTAAACAAATTGATGAGTATGCTGTAAATTTAGGGAAAGAAATTATTATTATTAATTCGGATAGTAAAAGTACAGATGGAACTCCGCAGATTTTTTTAGAAACCAAAACTTATAACACCAAAGTTTCGATAGTATCAGAAGCTAAAGGAAAAGGTTATAATGTGAGAAATATTTTCGAATATGCAATAAATCATGTGCCGAATTTCTCCGGTTTAATTTTGATTGATGGAGACGTTGTCTCAATGAAAAAAATGTGGTTAGAAAAGATGTTTATAGCAATTGAATCTGGAAATGATCTTATAATCCCAAATTATGCTAGAAAATCTTTTGAAGGAAATGCGACAAACCATTTTATTTATCCCATGTTAGTGAAAATTTTCAAACGTGATATGCCTTATCAATGCATCTCTGGTGATTTTGGATTTTCAAGAGGATTGATAAAAGATTTAACTTTGAAATGTAATTGGCACAAATATACATTAGGTTACGGGATAGATATTTTTTTAACCTTAACAGCTATATTAAAGTCATACAAAATTAAGGAAATCGATTTACAATCAAAGATTCATAAAAAAAGCTTTGAGAAAATTGAAAAAATTTTTTTAGAAGTTTCACAAAGTTTCTTCGAAACTATTAATGATAATTCTTTGAATCAAGATAAGTTACGTTTAAATATAAATTTTGAAAGTCATTCAAGACAGTTTATTAAGTCCAGTGATATCCTATCCAGCAATGATATCGAGAATTTAAAGTTAAGAGCGTTGTTTTTATTACAGGAAGAAAAACAGTATCTACATGGGCTGTCAGAGGTAGAATGGGACGGAATTTTGTCTAATACAATTAACAATATTTATAGATATAGTAGTGAGGAACATTCGTTATATTTATTACCACTTTATTTATTGAGAGTATACAATTATCTAAAGTACAACTAA
- a CDS encoding nucleotide sugar dehydrogenase, whose translation MKITVVGIGYVGLSIGLLLAKEHDVTFFDIDNKKIDLINKRQSPLKEAAINKLLCKAKNINATSSEELAYKDATFIILSLPTNLKFNKLDTSIIEISVSNILKINKKATIVIKSTVPIGFTEYLRNRFHYNDIIFSPEFLREGSTIHDQLYPSRTIVGNESRNSQLFLDILTDISVEKDSPSLLVGSSEAEAIKLFSNAYLAQKIAFFNELDTFAEMQNLDSKKIIEAMGYDQRIGNSHNNPSFGFGGYCLPKDIKQLEYHFKEIPAPIITSISESNLLRKIHIAKMILNSSAKTIGIYRINSKKDSDNCRESSTIDVAKLLKSSGKDVIIFEPLINQKKFLGCPLINDFNEFIKYSDIIVANRIDDALRKCNSKVFTRDIFQYD comes from the coding sequence ATGAAAATTACAGTTGTAGGCATTGGATACGTTGGATTATCGATAGGGCTCCTACTTGCAAAGGAACACGACGTCACCTTTTTTGATATTGATAATAAAAAAATTGATTTAATAAATAAAAGGCAATCCCCTCTTAAAGAAGCAGCTATAAACAAACTTTTATGTAAGGCAAAAAATATTAATGCAACTTCTTCTGAAGAATTAGCATATAAGGATGCGACTTTCATAATCTTGTCTTTGCCAACCAACCTAAAATTTAATAAGCTTGATACTTCCATTATCGAAATTTCTGTAAGTAATATTTTAAAGATAAACAAAAAGGCTACAATTGTAATAAAGTCGACAGTTCCAATTGGTTTTACAGAATATTTAAGGAATCGATTTCACTACAACGATATCATTTTTTCACCTGAGTTCCTTAGGGAAGGATCAACTATTCATGATCAATTGTATCCTTCGAGAACTATAGTTGGAAATGAATCTAGAAATTCTCAATTATTCTTAGACATACTAACAGATATATCGGTTGAAAAAGACTCGCCATCTTTATTAGTTGGCTCTTCTGAAGCAGAAGCGATAAAGTTATTTTCGAATGCATACTTGGCACAAAAAATTGCTTTTTTTAATGAGTTGGATACGTTTGCTGAAATGCAAAATTTGGACTCAAAAAAAATTATTGAGGCTATGGGATATGACCAGAGAATAGGAAATTCGCACAATAATCCTTCTTTCGGTTTTGGTGGGTACTGTCTTCCTAAGGATATTAAGCAATTAGAGTATCATTTTAAAGAAATTCCAGCACCAATTATTACCAGTATAAGTGAATCTAATTTATTAAGAAAAATTCATATAGCAAAAATGATTTTGAACAGCTCAGCTAAAACAATAGGAATTTATAGAATTAATTCCAAAAAAGATTCGGATAATTGTAGGGAATCTTCTACAATTGATGTTGCTAAACTTCTAAAAAGCAGTGGTAAGGATGTTATCATCTTTGAGCCCTTAATTAACCAAAAAAAGTTTTTGGGGTGCCCTTTAATTAATGATTTTAATGAATTTATTAAATATTCGGATATTATAGTTGCCAATAGAATAGATGATGCTCTGAGAAAATGTAATTCAAAAGTTTTTACACGTGATATTTTTCAGTATGATTAA